GTCCAGTTTACACGAGGAAAGATTTTGCCAAATACAAAGTATgctactattttttaaaataatttctaaatatGTCTTGCTTCCAGCAACACTATGGAAGTTGGGGCAGTTGCAGATCTCAGACATGTGAAAAATGCAATCGGTGTAGCACGAAAGGTCATTGAGCACACTAAGCATACATTGTTAGTGGGAGAGTCAGGTAACTATTCCTTTTACTGTTTCTGAGTCTTAACCTTTTTATATTATAAAACTGTCATTTGTTAATCTTGAGTGGAGGGATTCCCTGACAAACAAGTAAATCTTAGAGTGCTGAAGAGTTTATTGTTACACATGTATGAATtagattttattctgttgtttcatGTGAAAATTACAGATCTGTTGTATTTTACCAATTATTGACTTGTAATCCCAAGGTTTTACTAATAATACTGATAAcagatataaaaacaaattgatACAACATACTATAGAAACTGAAGTGCTAGCTTCAAaaatttctgttaaaatcagAGAGTAACAGTCTAAGTGACAGAAATAAGATGCTACAGTCCCATGTGAGAATTTTAGTTTATATTGAGCACAAATgctatatttttatgtatagtTTTTAATAGTTTAAAGACAGTGTTGAAGATCTGAATGTAGAAAACCACTTTAGGAGGTGTGTACCTGGGCATCATAAAAGAGCAAAATCGCAAGCTTGAGGAATACTTGAGGTTTTAAATAATGAGCTGCTGTGTTTAGGATAACACTAGTTTCAGAAGAGATATATGTTGCAGGAAGGTACTGAATAGTTAATGAAAGGTTACCTAGCTTGTCATTGaaggtttttaaaatgtatggggctgctctgaaagaaatatgTAGACAAGTGTGGAAGTTGGTacttaaaaagaggaaatgtttgAACTTTAAAAATGAGTCAACTGCTTCAAAGCTGATAAAATACAAGATTCTTGAGGATTTTAATGTGTATAGGATGGCAGAGAAATTAGTGCAACCCAGATTTTTCTATTACTCTACAGACAAGTAAAGTATGGCAATAGAGGAGGTGATGACTGTTTGGACATAAGACCTGAGTAAAGAAAGATGGATTTGCAAATGCTATTTAATTCAAGCACTTGGTCATTTACTTTACAATTggttttggagaaaaaaaaaaagagatttaatgGGTGATGCTGAGTAAAAGAAATTAGTCAGCTGGTAAAGAGGGAGGAATAAATGTTCAAAAAGCTCCATTTCCCCATCACAGGCAAATATCAGTATACTTTTAATTAGTGATTGTAGGatgagcagagaagaaaggtgGAGAAGAAACTGGAGAATTAAATACTGATTTAAATTATATTGTCCAGTTTAGGAAGGTAAGTATTTGCATAGTGAAATCATGTGGACAAAGATGTTATGTTGAGTTATACCAATGCAGAAGTGAGTCTGGTAGATTCAGTACAAAATAATTACaagttaagaaaaacattattttggtTATTGTCTGCTGGGATATTTTTGGCTCTTTTTCATGATTCTATGTGTAAAGAGGCTTTGATTACATCTGTATTtaagatggtttttttttgttgttgttgtttttaaagccaCTCTGTTTGCTGTACGCATGGGGTTTCCATATGAAGATTTAACTACCCAAAGATCACTTTCAATATATTCAAGGTGGCTTAATCAAAGCTGTCAGCCAAACTACTGGAAGGTATGGTGCAGTCATGGTGAAGGGGGGTGGTATTAGGCAGTCATTAATGCAACTTTAACTCTTCCTTTCAGCTTACattgaagttttgctttttcacatGTGGAGGATAACTGTTCCATATGATACAAAGAACAAACCTGGATTTTTCAAATGCTTGGACTCAGGAAGGGCATATGACTAGCTCTTCTTGGATCTTGCAGTTTTGACCTTGCTTGTAACAGAGTTTTGATATGagatatatatgtgtatatttatttatttatttatttttaaactctaaATTTGGGCAGAACTTCTTATGCTAAATAAAGCAGTGAGAGTAATTCCTGATGCATGGATAAGTTTCTGGAACAAAATTTTACAATAAAATTTAGCTTTCGTTAACACAATGGTATTATGCACAGCTGTGGACACATCAAATCAATACAGCTGTCTGTTAAACTTGCCTTTTTCAGTGGGCTTGTTCTATTTTGGTATAACTGTTGCAGGTTTGTACACTTGTGCTGTATCTTTGTTTCTTGCATCTAAAATGCTACATTGTTGAGCCATTTTTAACATATGTATTCTCATTTTTAGTTGTTCTTTAAAGTACTTAAACAGTGACTTGATGTAATGTCTTGAAATTATTGAAGTAAACtcaatttactttttttttttattttatgtttttaaagttgCTGATGAATGAACTTTTTTTGACCAGTCTGTTAAGCAAAAGAGAATATCTGGTTTCGTCAACAACTTACTTGAAAGACCTTTTTAACACATAGTACCAGAAGTCAGTCTTCATTCTTTAAGCAAACCAAGTGTAGGATATTAGTACAGCTGCATAATTTACATATCAGGCATTTAATACTTGTGTAGTGATTTATAGATATTGAGTGTAACGTTTTGAAATTAATCTGAAATTAAGCATAATTTATTATTCATGCATATAATTACAGAATGTGGTACCAGATTCTTCAAAGTCCTGTGGACCATATAAGCGGCTTGAAAAAGTTTCATTTGATGAGGGGACCATTTCACAAAGAAACATTCATAGTCATGATACTATTGGTAACAACTTTTTGGTagttcttttcctattttttttcctcattcatgTGTTGATTAACTCATGCTGAGTTTAAAGCAcaatatttcatataaaaacCTGATTTCATAATATTTAATTCCTAGCAATTTGTAGTGATTTCAAgactgttatttatttgttaggATCAAGTTCCTAAATGTAGGATGTATTTTTCCAGTGCACTGGCTGCACAGCTACTTCCTCCTCTTTTGTTGTCTCTTGTTACCTTACTGTTTCCCCTTTAAACACCTTAGCACAACTGTCTGGGCAAGTATATATGCTTAGAAAACTGTTCAAGGTTataaatagttatttttatcttatctAGTTAACTTAGGTCATGTCTGCCATGTAGCTGTCAGACCAGTTtaaaaggctttgcagaagtggGAGAAATGAGTAAAAAGTGAGACTTGTTGCCAAAGGCAGAGTTTGTCAAATCGTCCttaaacacataaaataaagtatacttacctttttcttctattctgtTTACAGAATAGAAAAATTTTATAAATAACTTCTTCAAGAATAcaatttttctgtatttcagcataTTGATAACTTAAAAAATCTGTATACCATGGTTTTTAATTGGTGGCGAGATGCATGGTGACAATTTAACATATTTGTCTGCAGCATGTCTGAGTATGTTTCATACCTGTTGAAAATTTTAGGTATGGTTGTAATTGGAAAGAGTGGAACCGTTGCATCTGGGACATCTACTAATGGTGGCGTCCACAAAATTCCAGGGTTAGTATCTCTAATTTTACAGAGAACtctcttttgttgtttcatttcctgtgtTAAGCTTATGCTAATATGAAACAGTATACGTTTTAGAGAGAGATTTACAAAATTATCCGTAGTTATTGCAAGGCACTGCCATAAATCCAAATGCTAAGGAACAGATACAACTTGTGTGAAggagtgtttgtttttctggtttaaTCGTTAAACTGTTTTAATTGTCCAGGCAGGCATACAAAAAACTGGAGTAGTAAGTTTTTTGTAAGTAAATTTAAGGCAAGTCACCAGAAATGAATGAGCCTTTTTGAAAAGTGCACATTATCTATGTATATAGAATCAGAGCGTCAGGCCTGTATTTTATCTTTGAGATTTTTCACCGCAATTAGGAATTGTTTTTGTCTACTAATTAAAACAACTTCTGGATTTAGTTAGAGTTATTGAACATAGTAGTTGCCCTAGCTGCTCATTGTTGCCCGCTGGCTAAACCTTACCCCCCTAACTATATTCAGGACAAGAACAAAGAGGCATTCACTGAAGGTGGACTAAGCCTCAGATCAGTCAAATTATTGCAGATCTCTTTTGTCAGTGGTTTTTATGACAAGGCTTCTGACTGCAGTAAAGAGACCTCTTTACTTGTTCTGTTCTCCTAGAGGTTTAATGCTAGCTTAGCTGGAGGTGATTAAGTTGACAAAGTTAAATGGATACTCAAGCCATAAGAATTTCCTGATATTAGACCAAGAGCTATTGCATTAGTATTATCTCACTGGCATTAGTAAATTCCAGTTCCCTTTTGTAgaatactttttcttcattgttcaTTGCAGCCGTGTTGGAGATTCTCCAATAGCTGGAGCAGGATCCTATGCTGATAGtacagctggaggagctgcagccactggaGATGGTGACACCATGATGCGCTTCTTACCCAGGTTTGTCCTTAGGGCAGTCTTTGCtagttttcaaaagcagaatggAAGCTCAGCAAATTGTGTAATTGACTGACTGAAAGACTGTCTGACTTATTTGTTCTTGaagtgagagagaaaggaatgtAAGGGGGAAGAACAGTAGCAAGATCAAGTATTACTTACAACTTAACATTGAAATTCTGCCCTAGCTGAGAGTAGACAGACAGCAGTAATGAGTGTATTACCAACTTGCATGTTCTTTAACAGAACAGATGGGCTTTTTGTCCTAAAATGCTTTGCTATGTGAGAAATAAGTCTTATAAACTCTAGAAAACATTATGAGTGACTCTTAGTTTATTGAGGAATGTAGGGGAGTGTCACTATAAAAAGTCTAAGTAATATCTAATTTAAAACGGGAAGAGATggcttgttgctgttgttgtgctCGCATAAACTGTAAAATACAGCTGTTTACATCACTGAATGTTGACAGTCATTCTAGTGGACCAGTCTCAAAAGGAAGGCTTTCTGATAGCCTATGCTGAACATAATGAGCACTGATGCTTTATGGAATCTAAAGCACCAGCCTTTACATTACCCAAGTACTCCTTCTGAAACTCTGGCAGTTATGGATATGCCAACTGAcagatgtatatttttaaaagttatggTCCATAATGGGTGTGAAGCTGGTCCAAGACAGAAATTCACAACCTTGTGAATTCACAACTTTGTGAATCATTTTGGGGAATTAGATACTGACAGTAGTTATGAGTTGGGTTCCACTATGAGATTAATCAGTAAAAACGTACATTGCTCATTAGCGGCCTGAAAAGTTCTTTTGTAATGcttaaaacatttcatgtttGCTTCAGTTGATTTTAGAGAGCTCAGACTAAATAGTCACAGATTCCTTGTAGATCAGATATTTCTTAATGTTGTGATATTTAAGTATTCCCAATTAAAAATGAGGacagataataaaataagaatggAATTGATCTATTAGAAAATCAGAAAGTGTCAAATCAAGGGTAAAATTTCTAGTGGTTTCtgactggttttttttttgttgttgtttttttgtttttatggttttttttgttttgtggggtttttttgagaCAATAAGATCTTACTTTATTTTGATTATTGAGGATACCCCTGTAAAATATAGCTTTATATTTAGATATAGTTACAGTTAGATAACTTGAACCTTCACAattagtattaaaaaacaagGGTAATAAGGGAGACAGAGAATACAAGGAAAGGTCTCTTTGAGGCACTTTGATGACATCTATAGTTAATGCTATCTGTGGATGAGTGTTTGTTAGTGTAACAAGTTgaggtatttatttatgtatcttTCATCAAGACAAAATTTagtgttgtttgcttttgagtAAATTATGCATTGTCATTTAATCCTCTGCTTCTGAAAGTAAACAACAATAAAAGGTTGGATTGTTGGTAGGTTTTACCACCGATGACATCTTGGAAATGCAAGTGATCTATCTCAAACTTTGCCTGTGTTATCATTTGTAGAATGATGCAAAGGAAACTCATCttgattattttgcatttagagtaagatttattattatttttttaaatatcatcttACAAAAGTTTTGAAGGTGGTTCAGGGTCTTGATCTGAGCGTTATACCTTTGTCTTTATGaatgaaaaggttttttttcagttctgaatttcTCTTGAAGCTTGCATCTCCTGCAAAATATGTTTAATGCTTactggaataaataaatggggCTGAAGGGTATGTAATTTCAGAGgttttgttgttacttttttaaaaaaaaaaataaaatgaaattacctTCAGATAGGTCATTTTGAAAACTAGTAGGAATTCCTCATGTGAAACTTGGTTgtacaataaaaaataagagcCAGTAACTCTTCATCTACTTAGTTGTTAAACTGATCTGTATCTTAGCTTCTTCTGCTGGAGATGATCAGGTTACCACAGGTTTGGCCTTGCCTTAGAACAGCAGATGGTGTAAATGACATCTTGAAATTCcttttaatactgttttaaaaacactttattGAATAATAATTGCTAGTTTGTAGTTTGTTTCCATAACTCAAAGCACTCTAAATCTCTCAAGCTAATGTCTGGCCTGAGTTTGGTAAACTGTCTGGATGTGGggatgttttaattttattttattttaatttagctATCAAGCAGTGGAAtatatttggttttttttggattATATTTGATTTTAGTTATCAAGCAGTGGAATATATGAGGATGGGAACAGACCCAACAGTAGCCTGTCAGAAAGTTATTTCCAGGATTCAGAAACATGTTCCAGAGTTCTTTGGTGCTGTTATTTGTGCCAATACAACTGGAAGTTATGGTATGTATCTTGCTCATCAGACCAATTTTGTTCACCCTGACTTAGTCACAGATATGCAAAATTTATGGTGGACTTTAAAACAGCAGTCATTAATTACTCCTTAAGTACTGCAGCGATATGGCCATTCATAATATCAAAGGCTGGTTATCAGGACAACTTTCCTCATGTGAAATTATGATAATTTAATTTCTCCTCTacattttgatattttagaTGTTTACAAAATTTATGTAAGACTtgtaaaactaaaaaaatatttacaaccTTTATGTGTTCTTCTAGATTATGTAAGATTAATTTaaaggttttttaaaaatatggcATAAGGCAGGGAGATTGTGGTTGTTAAGCATAGCTTCAAAGCAATCCAAGATCAGTCATTGTGCCAGGCATCTCATTAGCAAACTCTCAGATCAGTAGCAAATATAATTTGCTAATCAACACAGCTTATTTAGTTGGACTGCTTATTGCTATTCTTTGATCTTTTATTTCACATCATTCTGTGTTTAAGAGATTAGAGTTGGAGGGAACTCATTAAGTTAATCAGGACTGAAaaatagataatttttttttcccaacttaTGGTACTGTTTTGAGTTGTATTATACAacattcagcagcacagtgtttttacttaaaaataattattttcaagatgTGTTGGGTTAAACAGATTGTAAAAGAATAATTACACCATTGTAGAGGAATTAGTAATTTGGTGTTTATTAGAGAACTTTATATTCAAAATACACTGATCCTAAATTTATCAAgtcatatattttttctttcctaggtGCAGCATGTAATAAAATACCAGGCTTCACTCAGTTTCACTTCATGGTTTTTAGCCCTTTGCAAAGTCAGCCAGCTGAGCAAGTAGTAgactgcatttaatttcttttaccTTATTAACATCTAAACTTAGAGGGGCAAAGTGCTGAGATTCCCAAGgtatcattttttaaaatgtttctttgattttgttgtttcatgATCAAGTGAACGAGTATAAAGATATGTAGATGTGGATGCTTTACTGTTTTTAtatgttctgttttcaaattgTGCAGTGGACTCCATGCACTTTCCTGAAAGTGGATAAAACTGCAAAATTATGGTTTGTGCTGGTGCTTTCACAGTTAGCATGGAGAGattcagctttatttaaaaatcaacatttaaGTGAAATGGCTGAAAATAATGTGCCTCAAGATGAAGTCCTTTAAATTGGGAATTTAATAGATGTTATCTTGCATCTCAACTCTTAAATTTTCACAAACCCAACAGTCAAACTGTGGTTCCAAATACCACACAAATGTACCTATAGTATGTTCACTTCCAAGTAATGCCAACTTGCACTCACTTTTTTGGGAAGTAGAGATTTGGTTAttggaaataaattctttagGTGAAAGCTCATAAAGTAGACAGGTTATCATGCAGCATATACAGAGATGAAGTGTCTGACAGCTCTTATACTGTCTGCTTTCTTAAAAGCTGAATAAGCAAGAGTGCTGTATAATAACCACTGTCTAGACACTcgcttttccatttaaaaacaagtatttgGCAAAAATCTGGAATAAAGGGCAGGGGGCAGAAAGGGTTCTGCCTCTGCGCAGGAGATTCATTTTAAGATTGTTTAACTGTTATTCTAAGATTTAgacctgatttttctttctcttgaaaagaaaattatttgcaaatgcaAGGAATGAGGATTGAAGATTTTGAAGTACTAATTAATGATCTGTTAATGAGAGAACTTTATtggaaataactgaaaatgtctttgaatGTAGAGGACATCCCTATTATCAAAGAGTGTATAAATCTGTTGATAGTAAATGGGATGTGAGACTGATTTTTCCAAGTTGCAAATTAAATTATGAATCTTAATCACAGTGATTTGTCATGAGTGTGCTGTGTGTTGTTACATTTTCCTATAGTGCATTACCACTGCAAACATGTTGTTGCTTACCTAAAGCATGGTagttaaagtaaaaaaaaaaccaaaaacctggTTTGAT
This region of Coturnix japonica isolate 7356 chromosome 4, Coturnix japonica 2.1, whole genome shotgun sequence genomic DNA includes:
- the AGA gene encoding N(4)-(beta-N-acetylglucosaminyl)-L-asparaginase isoform X4, with translation MIMDGNTMEVGAVADLRHVKNAIGVARKVIEHTKHTLLVGESATLFAVRMGFPYEDLTTQRSLSIYSRWLNQSCQPNYWKNVVPDSSKSCGPYKRLEKVSFDEGTISQRNIHSHDTIGMVVIGKSGTVASGTSTNGGVHKIPGRVGDSPIAGAGSYADSTAGGAAATGDGDTMMRFLPSYQAVEYMRMGTDPTVACQKVISRIQKHVPEFFGAVICANTTGSYGDPAKLFPVTYIHSETLGPQDAAMKAGLHSSVAVEPTDKTTGCALGGFQDFVLTEI
- the AGA gene encoding N(4)-(beta-N-acetylglucosaminyl)-L-asparaginase isoform X3 translates to MSGRSDGAAWRTLQLGGSELDAVEKGCGQCEVDQCDGSVGYGGSPDESGETTLDAMIMDGNTMEVGAVADLRHVKNAIGVARKVIEHTKHTLLVGESATLFAVRMGFPYEDLTTQRSLSIYSRWLNQSCQPNYWKNVVPDSSKSCGPYKRLEKVSFDEGTISQRNIHSHDTIGMVVIGKSGTVASGTSTNGGVHKIPGRVGDSPIAGAGSYADSTAGGAAATGDGDTMMRFLPSYQAVEYMRMGTDPTVACQKVISRIQKHVPEFFGAVICANTTGSYGDPAKLFPVTYIHSETLGPQDAAMKAGLHSSVAVEPTDKTTGCALGGFQDFVLTEI
- the AGA gene encoding N(4)-(beta-N-acetylglucosaminyl)-L-asparaginase isoform X2 yields the protein MAPVVRFLLIALQLVGPCGAAGAALPLVINTWAFRKATETAWRTLQLGGSELDAVEKGCGQCEVDQCDGSVGYGGSPDESGETTLDAMIMDGNTMEVGAVADLRHVKNAIGVARKVIEHTKHTLLVGESATLFAVRMGFPYEDLTTQRSLSIYSRWLNQSCQPNYWKNVVPDSSKSCGPYKRLEKVSFDEGTISQRNIHSHDTIGMVVIGKSGTVASGTSTNGGVHKIPGRVGDSPIAGAGSYADSTAGGAAATGDGDTMMRFLPSYQAVEYMRMGTDPTVACQKVISRIQKHVPEFFGAVICANTTGSYGAACNKIPGFTQFHFMVFSPLQSQPAEQVVDCI
- the AGA gene encoding N(4)-(beta-N-acetylglucosaminyl)-L-asparaginase isoform X1: MAPVVRFLLIALQLVGPCGAAGAALPLVINTWAFRKATETAWRTLQLGGSELDAVEKGCGQCEVDQCDGSVGYGGSPDESGETTLDAMIMDGNTMEVGAVADLRHVKNAIGVARKVIEHTKHTLLVGESATLFAVRMGFPYEDLTTQRSLSIYSRWLNQSCQPNYWKNVVPDSSKSCGPYKRLEKVSFDEGTISQRNIHSHDTIGMVVIGKSGTVASGTSTNGGVHKIPGRVGDSPIAGAGSYADSTAGGAAATGDGDTMMRFLPSYQAVEYMRMGTDPTVACQKVISRIQKHVPEFFGAVICANTTGSYGDPAKLFPVTYIHSETLGPQDAAMKAGLHSSVAVEPTDKTTGCALGGFQDFVLTEI